Proteins from a single region of Bombus pascuorum chromosome 5, iyBomPasc1.1, whole genome shotgun sequence:
- the LOC132907046 gene encoding uncharacterized protein LOC132907046 — protein MDLAETMKNIVAKGMQTEMGPPGGGSGYPGTPSSAGYVTEKMYMLLQAYLQNKGWNPSIELLQCFSEFKDASMIPSAAYLQMMASRIALDSQGRLVLRENGKIILPYEHFANAVMLKHMNGPHGLHLGLEGTVRAVMESYTIGRECFGMEKEFIIEVVQNCPNPACRYYKNQLELTQKMGHMAPTYIQENETTASLLRSSFPHNTDFQATLSSANPNTHMGGGSTADLAEMRGAGNQMNLQRPPSRPSLNIPHRPVSQEKKVATGKQHYESLIPNIPMSDHKLTDFLRTNLDNLDNLSGLGLGNLQGIGNANKDLLALHNGAWPLENEKGSRASSNSEGGQEKIVRAFAEVMKNMARMKACVRPAMCKPYGKQSEALQKTLVDTIQLVQSLRSFLPPPHIPVSSWKNEDKHRLDHTGTPYLPSLKTGGLEELCEQRKLD, from the exons ATGGACTTAGCAGAAACTATGAAAAACATTGTTGCCAAAGGTATGCAAACCGAAATGGGACCACCAGGTGGAGGATCTGGTTACCCTGGTACACCAAGTAGCGCTGGTTATGTTACTGAAAAGatgtatatgttattacaAGCCTATCTTCAAAACAAAGGTTGGAATCCAAGCATCGAACTGCTGCAATGTTTTTCTGAATTCAAGGACGCATCTATGATACCAAGTGCTGCCTATTTGCA GATGATGGCATCAAGAATAGCTTTGGACTCTCAGGGAAGGCTAGTGCTtagagaaaatggaaaaataatattgccCTATGAACATTTTGCAAATGCTGTGATGTTAAAGCATATGAATGGTCCACATGGTCTACATTTGGGCTTAGAAGGGACAGTTAGAGCTGTTATGGAATCATACACTATCGGACGGGAATGTTTTGGTatggaaaaagaatttataatagaGGTGGTACAAAACTGTCCAAATCCTGCTTGCCGTTATTACAAAAATCAACTCGAGTTAACTCAGAAAATGGGACATATGGCGCCAACTTACAttcaagaaaatgaaacaacaGCTTCtctcttacgtagtagttttCCTCATAACACAGATTTTCAAGCA acATTAAGCAGTGCTAATCCAAATACTCACATGGGAGGAGGATCAACAGCAGATTTGGCAGAAATGAGAGGTGCTGGGAACCAAATGAATCTTCAACGTCCTCCAAGCCGTCCATCATTAAATATTCCACACAGACCTGTGtcacaagaaaaaaaagtagcCACTGGGAAACAGCATTATGAATCCTTAATACCTAATATTCCAATGTCTGATCATAAATTAACAGACTTCTTAAGAACGAATTTAGATAATTTGGACAATCTCAGTGGGCTTGGTTTGGGAAATTTACAAGGAATAGGAAATGCAAATAAGGATTTGTTAGCCTTACATAATGGAGCTTGGCCATTAGAAAATGAGAAAGGATCTCGGGCATCTTCAAATTCAGAAG GAGGACAAGAAAAGATAGTAAGGGCTTTTGCAGAAGTTATGAAGAACATGGCAAGAATGAAAGCTTGTGTACGTCCTGCAATGTGCAAGCCATATGGAAAACAATCAGAAGCTTTgcaaaaaa CGCTGGTGGATACAATACAGCTTGTACAGTCGCTAAGGAGTTTCCTGCCACCTCCACATATTCCTGTCTCAAGCTggaaaaatgaagataaacATCGATTAGATCATACGGGTACTCCCTATCTCCCATCATT AAAGACTGGAGGTTTAGAAGAGTTATGCGAACAACGCAAGCTAGACTAA
- the LOC132907048 gene encoding Golgi to ER traffic protein 4 homolog, giving the protein MASRYNHAIQRVLAKLEASINSENYYEAHQMYRTLYFRYLGQKKYSELLELLYNGSTLLLQHEQHASGADLGILFVNVLTQSGTEPSQDYFEKITNLFSVMSPLSPERDVFVQSALRWSIKGTEYKTGHPDLHQKIAQVFWREKNYIMARQHFIYSRDGSGCAAMLVELHEQRGYKNEIDLFIAQAVLQYLCLQNKTTAQEVFNSYTSQHPKINSGPPYLLPLLNFLFFLLKTVDSGKLAVFTVLCEQYRISLNRDPCYRQYLDKIGQLFFNVPSPRPRNQGLFGTLLQSFFNGLEDEGSDDEQRNTASTSQTAQELD; this is encoded by the exons ATGGCCTCGCGGTATAATCACGCTATTCAGCGAGTTTTAGCAAAATTAGAAGCATCCATAAATTCGGAAAATTATTATGAAGCTCATCAAATGTATAGAACTTTATACTTCAG ATATCTTGGGCAGAAAAAGTATTCGGAACTTTTGGAATTACTATACAATGGTTCTACTCTTTTATTACAACACGAGCAA CATGCAAGTGGAGCTGACTTAGGAATCTTATTTGTAAATGTTTTAACACAATCAGGAACAGAACCTTCTCaagattattttgaaaaaattacaaacttgTTCAGTGTAATGAGTCCTTTATCACCTGAAAGAGATGTATTTGTACAATCTGCTCTTCGATGGAGTATAAAAGGTACAGAATATAAAACAGGTCATCCAGATTTGCATCAGAAAATAGCACAAGTATTTTGGAGAG aaaaaaattatataatggcaaggcaacattttatatatagtagAGATGGTTCTGGATGTGCTGCGATGCTTGTCGAGCTCCATGAGCAACGTggttacaaaaatgaaatagatCTTTTTATAGCTCAGGCAGTTTTGCA ATACCTttgtttacaaaataaaactacTGCACAGGAAGTTTTCAATTCTTATACATCACAGCATCCAAAAATAAACAGTGGTCCACCATATCTTCTTCCTTtactgaattttttattttttttattaaaaacagttGACAG TGGTAAACTCGCTGTGTTCACAGTACTTTGTGAACAATATCGAATATCTTTAAACAGAGATCCATGTTATCGACAGTACTTAGATAAAATAgggcaattattttttaacgttccATCCCCACGTCCTCGCAATCAAGGATTATTTGGTACACTTTTACAATCATTTTTTAACGGTCTTGAAGATGAAGGTTCAGATGATGAACAAAGAAACACAGCTTCAACTTCACAAACAGCACAAGAGCTTGACTGA
- the LOC132907044 gene encoding serine hydroxymethyltransferase, with translation MNWANLNRHGFRLAENLLISRMQHIKDRVLQGLSEVFQDSNANVYFSTTFHTPKLHMPEIIYKNVWETDPELFELMKKERKRQESGLEMIASENFTSLSVLQCLSSCLHNKYSEGLPGQRYYGGNEYIDEIELLAQKRALEAFDLNSEEWGCNVQPYSGSPANFAVYTGLIEPHGRIMGLDLPDGGHLTHGFFSATKKVSATSIFFESMPYKVSLDTGLIDYDNLAQAASLFKPKIIIAGVSCYSRCLNYKRFREIADENNAYLFSDMAHVSGLVAAKLIPSPFEYSDVVSTTTHKTLRGPRAGVIFFRKGVRKIGKDGQQIMYDLEDKINQAVFPGLQGGPHNHAIAGIATTMKQVKSPEFLQYQKQIIANAKRLCSRLQEHGYKISTGGTDVHMLLVDLRNKGITGAKAEKILESISIACNKNTVPGDKSALNCSGIRLGTPALTTRGLVEKDIDTVVDFIHRGLLLAKEVSNISGPKLIDYKRVLNTDVNIKAKVTALREEVETFSRQFPIPGFEEY, from the exons atgaATTGGGCAAATTTAAATCGTCACGGTTTTCGATTGGCTGAAAATCTGTTAATCAGTCGCATGCAGCATATAAAAGATCGTGTTCTTCAAGGACTATCAGAAGTCTTCCAAGATTCAAATGCTaacgtatatttttcaacCACGTTTCATACACCTAAACTC CACATGcctgaaataatttataagaatgTCTGGGAAACAGACCCAGAACTTTttgaattaatgaaaaaggaaagaaagaggcaAGAGTCTGGTCTTGAAATGATTGCTAGTGAAAATTTTACATCTCTCAGTGTTTTGCAATGTTTGAGTTCTTGTCTTCACAATAAATATAGTGAAGGCCTTCCTGGTCAGAG atattatGGAGGAAATGAATACATTGATGAAATTGAATTGTTGGCACAAAAACGTGCTTTGGAAGCATTTGATTTAAATTCTGAAGAATGGGGTTGTAATGTACAACCATATTCAGGAAGTCCAGCTAATTTTGCTGTCTACACAGGTTTAATTGAGCCTCATGGTCGTATAATGGGTTTAGATCTTCCTGATGGAGGACATCTTACACATG GTTTTTTTTCTGCAACTAAAAAAGTTTCTGCAAcatcaatattttttgaatCAATGCCATACAAAGTCAGTCTTGATACTGGTTTAATTGATTATGATAACTTAGCTCAAGCAGCAAGTTTATTTAAGCCTAAAATTATAATAGCAGGTGTTTCCTGTTATAGTAGATGCTTAAACTACAAGCGATTCAGGGAAATAGCAGATGAGAATAATGCTTATCTATTTAGTGACATGGCTCATGTATCAGGATTAGTTGCAGCTAAATTAATTCCTAGTCCATTCGAATATAGTGATGTTGTATCTACTACAACTCATAAGACTTTAAG AGGACCTCGTGCTGGTGTTATCTTTTTTCGTAAAGGAGtcagaaaaattggaaaagatGGTCAACAAATTATGTATGATTtggaagataaaattaatcagGCTGTATTCCCAGGACTACAAGGTGGACCTCACAATCATGCAATTGCAGGCATAGCTACAACAATGAAACAAGTTAAATCACCAGAATTTCTTCAGTATCAGAAACAAATTATAGCTAATGCAAAGAGACTATGCTCAAGACTTCAGGAGCATGGCTATAAAATCAGTACAGGTGGAACTGATGTTCATATGTTGCTTGTAGATTTACGAAATAAAGGCATTACAGGAGCTAAAGCAGAAAAGATTTTGGAGAGTATCTCCATAGCTTGCAATAAAAACACAGTGCCTGGTGATAAAAGTGCATTGAATTGCAGTGGTATTAGACTTGGTACACCTGCATTAACCACTCGTGGTTTAgttgaaaaagatattgataCAGTTGTTGATTTTATACACAGAG GGTTATTACTTGCTAAGGAAGTGTCTAACATTTCTGGTCCTAAACTTATTGACTATAAAAGGGTATTGAATACCGATGTCAACATAAAGGCAAAGGTTACAGCTTTAAGAGAAGAAGTTGAAACATTTTCTAGACAATTTCCTATTCCCGGTTTTGAAGAATATTAA